A stretch of Myxocyprinus asiaticus isolate MX2 ecotype Aquarium Trade chromosome 42, UBuf_Myxa_2, whole genome shotgun sequence DNA encodes these proteins:
- the vps26c gene encoding vacuolar protein sorting-associated protein 26C yields the protein MTRIQEVSVTVKMSVSLDIRLKRANKVYHEGELLCGVVVICSKDPLQHQGVSLSMEGLVNLQLSSKSVGVFEAFYNSVKPIQLVSSVIEVVKAGKVPAGRTEIPFEFPLQAKGNKLLYETYHGVFVNIQYTLRCDMRRSLLAKDLSKTCEFMVHCQSLKSKLQPSPVDFTITPETLQNVRERSSLPKFMIRGHLDATSCVITRPLTGELVVESSEVAIKSIELQLVRVETCGCAEGYARDATEIQNIQIAEGDVCHGLSIPIYMVFPRLFTCPTLETTNFKVEFEVNVVIVLHDDHLITENFPLKLVRV from the exons ATGACACGGATACAGGAAGTGAGTGTGACCGTGAAGATGAGCGTTTCTCTGGATATCCGACTGAAACGAGCGAATAAAGTTTATCATGAGGGG gagtTGTTGTGTGGTGTTGTGGTGATCTGCAGTAAAGACCCGCTGCAGCATCAAGGTGTTTCTCTCAGTATGGAGGGACTCGTGAACCTGCAGCTCAGTTCAAAGAGTGTCGGTGTGTTCGAGGCGTTTTACAACTCTGTCAAG CCCATTCAGCTGGTGTCGAGTGTGATTGAGGTGGTAAAAGCTGGGAAAGTTCCTGCAGGCCGAACTGAGATCCCATTTGAGTTTCCTCTGCAGGCGAAGGGCAACAAACTCTTATATGAGACTTACCACGGGGTTTTTGTCAACATACAG taCACACTCCGCTGTGACATGCGCCGCTCGCTGCTCGCCAAAGACTTGAGCAAAACCTGTGAATTTATGGTGCATTGTCAG TCACTGAAGTCAAAGTTGCAGCCGAGTCCAGTTGATTTCACCATCACACCAGAAACTCTGCAGAACGTCAGAGAG AGAAGCTCGTTGCCAAAGTTCATGATCCGGGGTCACCTGGACGCCACCAGCTGTGTGATCACGCGACCTCTGACCGGTGAGCTGGTGGTGGAGAGTTCAGAGGTCGCCATCAAGAGCATTGAGCTGCAGCTGGTCAGAGTCGAGACCTgcg GCTGTGCAGAGGGATACGCCAGAGACGCCACAGAGATCCAGAACATTCAGATCGCAGAAGGAGATGTTTGTCACGGTCTGTCCATCCCCATTTACATGGTGTTTCCTCGACTCTTCACCTGCCCGACTCTAGAAACCACCAACTTCAAAGTCG AATTTGAGGTGAATGTTGTGATTGTTCTTCATGACGATCATTTGATCACAGAAAACTTCCCACTGAAGTTGGTCCGAGTTTGA